Proteins from a genomic interval of Desulfovibrio desulfuricans:
- a CDS encoding septal ring lytic transglycosylase RlpA family protein gives MKYSRWPLVLAAIALCMLLASPMNADAASQSAPSDQKHSNATPHAAKKSSGDTETRKSKREKTSDKTASSHSSRSKRDKAESRSKSKQRKSSSTASLSEKERRDSTDSRDIWLKRAQESEIMSGKASWYGRDFHGGSTASGLDYDMYTFTAAHRTLPMGTVVRVTDQNNGKSVMVCVTDRGPFVRGRIIDLSFAAAQQIDIDDKGISKVKLEVISDESGTPLKPDEAYFVRYNAAQGDEKIGPFRAFADAAAMHEALRQVHPEAEVVMDQSK, from the coding sequence ATGAAGTATTCACGCTGGCCATTAGTGCTGGCGGCCATAGCCTTATGCATGCTTTTGGCCTCCCCCATGAACGCCGACGCGGCTTCACAAAGCGCTCCCTCCGATCAAAAGCATTCGAACGCTACCCCCCACGCCGCCAAAAAGTCCTCCGGCGACACTGAAACTCGCAAATCCAAACGCGAAAAGACCAGTGACAAAACCGCCTCTTCGCACAGCTCGCGCTCCAAGCGCGATAAAGCTGAATCGCGCTCCAAATCCAAGCAACGCAAATCCTCATCCACTGCGTCCTTATCCGAAAAAGAACGCCGGGATAGCACCGACAGCCGTGATATCTGGCTGAAACGCGCTCAGGAGAGCGAAATCATGTCCGGCAAGGCCTCCTGGTACGGACGGGATTTCCACGGCGGCTCCACCGCCAGCGGGCTTGATTACGACATGTATACCTTTACCGCCGCGCACCGCACCCTGCCCATGGGCACGGTTGTTCGCGTCACCGACCAGAATAACGGCAAGAGCGTTATGGTCTGCGTGACGGACAGAGGCCCCTTTGTGCGCGGGCGCATCATTGATCTTTCCTTTGCCGCAGCGCAACAGATTGATATTGATGACAAAGGCATCAGCAAGGTCAAGCTGGAAGTCATCAGCGACGAAAGCGGCACGCCCCTCAAACCCGATGAAGCATATTTTGTACGCTACAACGCCGCTCAGGGTGATGAAAAAATCGGCCCCTTCCGCGCATTTGCGGATGCTGCGGCCATGCATGAAGCACTGCGCCAGGTTCACCCCGAGGCTGAAGTGGTCATGGATCAATCCAAGTAA
- a CDS encoding DMT family transporter: protein MGFFYSILSSAAFGLIPLFTLPLMHGGVSGPSALFYRFAIATVVLGIVLAVRGERFSARGIDLCKLAGMSSMYTMAALLFFWGFKHMPSGVVATLQFTYPVMVMLIMIVFYHERFSWITALSILLAIAGVYLLCGGSDGDMGGASLLAVALLLLSALCNAVYITTIYAARIPNMSGLVMTFYVLAFGAVISGANALLSGSFQPLHSWWELLLATLLAVVTAVISNLTLILAVQRIGSTLTSILGVMEPVTAVVVGILVFSEPFSMSLVAGVAFIAASVVLVMLGKQITAFFQRHKHA from the coding sequence ATGGGCTTTTTTTACAGTATTCTTTCTTCTGCGGCCTTTGGCCTTATCCCACTGTTTACACTACCGCTGATGCATGGCGGCGTTTCAGGGCCTTCCGCCCTGTTCTATCGCTTTGCCATTGCCACTGTGGTGCTGGGCATAGTGCTTGCCGTACGCGGCGAAAGATTCAGCGCGCGCGGCATTGATCTGTGCAAACTTGCTGGCATGAGTTCCATGTATACCATGGCGGCCCTGCTCTTTTTTTGGGGATTCAAGCACATGCCGAGCGGCGTTGTGGCAACGCTGCAATTTACCTATCCAGTCATGGTCATGCTGATCATGATTGTGTTTTATCACGAGCGCTTCTCGTGGATCACGGCCCTGTCCATCCTGCTGGCAATCGCTGGCGTTTATCTGCTCTGCGGCGGAAGTGATGGCGACATGGGCGGGGCAAGCCTGCTGGCCGTGGCCCTGCTTCTGCTTTCCGCACTGTGCAACGCCGTATACATCACAACCATTTATGCCGCGCGCATTCCCAACATGAGCGGGCTTGTGATGACTTTTTACGTGCTGGCCTTTGGGGCGGTTATTTCCGGGGCCAACGCCCTGTTGTCAGGCTCGTTCCAGCCCCTGCACTCATGGTGGGAACTGCTGCTCGCAACTTTGCTGGCCGTAGTGACAGCCGTTATTTCAAACCTCACTCTCATTCTTGCCGTACAGCGCATTGGCTCCACGCTGACATCCATCCTTGGCGTTATGGAGCCTGTAACCGCCGTGGTGGTGGGCATTCTGGTGTTCAGCGAGCCGTTCAGCATGTCGCTGGTCGCAGGGGTGGCCTTTATTGCCGCATCGGTTGTACTGGTCATGCTCGGCAAACAGATAACGGCCTTTTTTCAGCGCCACAAACACGCATAA
- a CDS encoding (Fe-S)-binding protein produces the protein MKSTTGKLSDWVVKIACGRDLETQLQEVAATGQHGAPQMLRTMALAANGFAGAPQQADLALVFGCYRPFSTPNILREVAWILGRLGMAHTWLEKENCCGLPLLHQVASEDRPQMVEAAQGFVRGNSKAAAQKGASRLAYCCAGCAHVAKSVDADGDVSHNYILDVLLDALKGQSLRVNPLKVAYFEGCHTSYRRPFPQTSLNWSAYRQFLEGVEGLEVLDVAGGLCCKNQPDRIVAAALDGGVDALVCACSGCTVALRGAGQGKLRVMSYTELLARALGYEPAEL, from the coding sequence ATGAAATCGACCACAGGCAAGCTGAGCGATTGGGTAGTTAAAATCGCGTGCGGCAGAGATCTTGAAACGCAGCTTCAGGAAGTTGCAGCCACAGGCCAGCACGGCGCGCCGCAGATGTTGCGGACAATGGCTCTGGCAGCCAACGGTTTTGCAGGTGCGCCGCAACAGGCGGATTTGGCGTTGGTTTTCGGCTGCTACAGGCCATTCAGCACGCCCAATATTCTGCGCGAGGTGGCGTGGATTTTGGGGCGTCTTGGCATGGCCCACACCTGGCTGGAGAAAGAAAACTGCTGCGGTTTGCCCCTGCTGCATCAGGTCGCCTCAGAGGACAGGCCGCAGATGGTAGAAGCCGCCCAGGGTTTTGTGCGGGGCAACAGCAAGGCGGCAGCGCAAAAGGGCGCATCCCGCCTCGCATACTGCTGTGCTGGCTGCGCGCATGTGGCCAAGTCGGTTGATGCCGATGGCGATGTTTCCCACAACTATATTCTTGACGTGCTGCTGGATGCCCTGAAAGGGCAGAGCTTGCGGGTCAATCCCTTGAAAGTGGCCTATTTTGAAGGATGCCACACCTCGTATCGCAGGCCCTTTCCGCAGACGTCATTAAACTGGTCAGCTTACAGACAGTTTCTTGAAGGGGTGGAAGGGCTTGAAGTCCTGGATGTTGCGGGCGGCCTATGCTGCAAAAATCAGCCTGACCGGATAGTGGCGGCAGCGCTGGATGGCGGCGTTGACGCTCTTGTATGCGCCTGTTCCGGCTGCACTGTGGCCCTGCGCGGTGCTGGTCAGGGCAAACTCAGGGTTATGAGCTATACCGAATTATTGGCTCGGGCCTTGGGGTATGAACCCGCAGAGCTGTAG
- the leuB gene encoding 3-isopropylmalate dehydrogenase — protein MKKTICLLPGDGIGPEILAEGVKVLKAAAEKFDHEFVFDTAHIGGSAIDAAGDPLPEETVRKCRNADAVFLAAVGGPKWDALAPEKRPEKGLLRIRKELELFANLRPAMLLPELAGACLLRADIAAKGLDLVVVRELTGDIYFGEPRGQEMRDGLRTGYNTMVYNEEEIRRIATVAFETARKRRNKVCSVEKSNVLETSRLWKEVVIETHRQYADVELTHMYVDNAAMQLVRDPSQFDVILTGNIFGDILSDEASVITGSLGMLPSASMGASGPGLFEPIHGSAPDIAGQNKANPLATILSGAMMLRLGFDMGKEADAIEAAVRKALADGFRTGDIMEPGKTLLGCKEMGDKVVERL, from the coding sequence ATGAAAAAGACCATCTGCCTCTTGCCGGGTGACGGCATCGGCCCGGAGATTCTGGCCGAAGGTGTTAAGGTTTTGAAGGCCGCCGCCGAAAAGTTTGACCACGAATTTGTTTTCGACACCGCGCACATCGGCGGTTCCGCCATTGATGCGGCTGGCGACCCCCTGCCGGAAGAAACCGTGCGCAAGTGCCGCAATGCCGATGCCGTTTTTCTGGCGGCTGTGGGCGGCCCCAAGTGGGACGCCCTCGCGCCCGAAAAACGCCCGGAAAAAGGCCTGCTGCGCATTCGCAAGGAGCTTGAGCTTTTTGCCAACCTGCGTCCTGCTATGCTGCTGCCCGAACTGGCAGGCGCGTGCCTGTTGCGTGCCGACATCGCCGCCAAGGGCCTTGACCTCGTGGTTGTGCGCGAACTGACCGGCGACATCTATTTTGGCGAGCCGCGCGGACAGGAAATGCGCGATGGCCTGCGCACCGGCTACAATACCATGGTGTACAACGAGGAAGAAATCCGCCGTATTGCTACGGTGGCCTTTGAAACGGCGCGCAAACGCCGCAACAAGGTCTGCTCTGTGGAAAAGAGCAACGTGCTGGAAACCTCGCGCCTGTGGAAGGAAGTGGTCATTGAAACGCACCGCCAGTATGCGGATGTGGAACTGACTCACATGTACGTGGACAATGCCGCCATGCAGCTTGTGCGCGATCCTTCGCAGTTTGACGTGATCCTCACGGGCAATATTTTTGGCGATATCCTGTCTGACGAAGCCTCGGTTATCACCGGCTCGCTGGGCATGCTGCCCTCGGCCTCCATGGGCGCTTCCGGCCCCGGCCTGTTTGAACCCATCCACGGCTCCGCCCCCGACATCGCGGGGCAGAACAAGGCCAACCCTCTTGCCACCATTCTTTCCGGGGCCATGATGCTGCGCCTTGGCTTTGATATGGGCAAAGAAGCCGATGCCATCGAGGCGGCAGTGCGCAAGGCTCTGGCCGATGGTTTCCGCACTGGCGACATTATGGAACCCGGCAAAACCCTGCTGGGTTGCAAAGAAATGGGCGACAAGGTTGTGGAGCGGCTGTAG
- a CDS encoding 3-isopropylmalate dehydratase small subunit gives MNYKGKAHKVGEHIDTDAIIPARFLVTTDSKKLGENCMSGLEPDWVKRVTPGDIMVAGRNFGCGSSREHAPIAILGAGMHVVIGHSFARIFYRNSFNMGLLLMEVGDDVDKINDGDELEIDATTGIIRDLTNGAQITCPPLPKSMAAILDKGGLVGYVKERLA, from the coding sequence ATGAATTACAAAGGTAAGGCCCACAAAGTGGGCGAGCACATTGATACGGACGCTATCATTCCCGCGCGTTTTCTGGTCACCACCGATTCCAAAAAGCTGGGCGAAAACTGCATGTCCGGCCTTGAGCCAGACTGGGTCAAGCGCGTGACCCCCGGCGACATCATGGTCGCAGGCCGCAACTTTGGCTGCGGTTCCTCCCGCGAGCATGCGCCTATCGCCATTCTTGGCGCGGGCATGCACGTGGTGATCGGCCACAGCTTTGCGCGCATTTTTTACCGAAACTCCTTCAATATGGGCCTGTTGCTCATGGAAGTGGGCGACGACGTGGACAAGATCAATGACGGCGACGAGCTGGAAATCGACGCCACCACCGGTATTATCCGCGATCTGACCAACGGTGCGCAGATAACCTGCCCCCCGCTGCCCAAGTCCATGGCTGCCATTCTGGATAAGGGCGGATTGGTAGGCTACGTCAAGGAACGTTTGGCCTAA
- a CDS encoding 3-isopropylmalate dehydratase large subunit — translation MPQTLAQKILQAHTDEVVEQDGQIVQCRVSLVLANDITGPLAIKSFKGMGAEKVFDKDKIALVMDHFTPQKDIDSANQVMVTRKFAEEQNITHYYEGGDCGVEHTLLPEQGLVGPGDVVIGADSHTCTYGGIGAFATGMGSTDIAAAMALGETWFKVPSTIRVNIDGQMPKWLRGKDLMLMLIGAIGVDGALYKALEFGGSVVDDLSVEGRLCMANMAIEAGGKVGLFAVDAKTRAYCAEHKRPGLTQDLAADPGAVYERVVNIDVTGKEPVVACPHLPSNVKPVSEVRNTPIQQVVIGSCTNGRISDMRDAAEVLRGRKVAKHLRCIVLPSTPTVWKQCLKEGLIETFMESGCVVGPCTCGPCLGGHMGILGDGERAVATTNRNFKGRMGSLSSEVYLASPIVAAASAIAGCVAGPDQL, via the coding sequence ATGCCACAGACGCTTGCGCAAAAAATTTTGCAAGCCCACACAGACGAAGTTGTGGAACAGGACGGCCAGATTGTTCAGTGCCGCGTGTCGCTGGTGCTCGCCAACGACATCACCGGGCCGCTGGCCATCAAATCTTTCAAGGGAATGGGCGCGGAAAAGGTTTTTGACAAAGACAAGATTGCTCTGGTCATGGATCACTTTACGCCGCAAAAAGATATTGATTCCGCCAATCAGGTCATGGTGACCCGCAAGTTCGCCGAAGAACAGAACATCACCCACTATTATGAAGGCGGCGACTGCGGCGTGGAACACACCCTGCTGCCCGAGCAGGGCCTTGTTGGCCCCGGCGATGTGGTCATTGGCGCAGACAGCCATACCTGCACCTACGGCGGCATCGGCGCTTTTGCCACGGGCATGGGCTCTACCGATATCGCCGCCGCGATGGCGCTGGGAGAAACCTGGTTCAAGGTGCCGTCCACCATCCGCGTCAATATTGACGGCCAGATGCCCAAGTGGCTGCGCGGCAAGGATCTCATGCTCATGCTCATCGGCGCTATCGGCGTGGACGGCGCTCTCTACAAGGCCCTGGAATTTGGTGGCTCTGTGGTGGATGACCTTTCTGTTGAAGGCCGCCTGTGCATGGCAAACATGGCCATTGAAGCGGGCGGCAAGGTGGGCCTGTTTGCGGTGGACGCCAAAACGCGCGCCTACTGCGCGGAGCACAAGCGCCCTGGCCTGACGCAGGATTTGGCCGCAGACCCAGGCGCTGTTTACGAGCGCGTGGTCAATATTGACGTGACCGGCAAGGAGCCTGTGGTAGCCTGCCCGCACCTGCCCTCCAACGTCAAGCCTGTCTCCGAGGTGCGCAACACGCCCATCCAGCAGGTGGTTATCGGCTCCTGCACCAATGGCCGCATCAGCGACATGCGCGATGCCGCCGAAGTGCTGCGGGGCCGCAAGGTTGCCAAGCACCTGCGCTGCATTGTGCTGCCCTCCACGCCCACGGTGTGGAAGCAGTGCCTCAAGGAAGGCCTCATCGAAACCTTCATGGAATCCGGCTGCGTGGTCGGCCCCTGCACATGCGGCCCCTGCCTTGGCGGCCACATGGGCATCTTGGGCGATGGCGAACGCGCCGTGGCCACCACCAACCGCAATTTCAAGGGCCGCATGGGCAGCCTGAGTTCCGAGGTTTATCTGGCAAGCCCCATCGTGGCAGCCGCTTCGGCCATTGCGGGTTGCGTGGCCGGGCCTGATCAGCTGTAG
- a CDS encoding 2-isopropylmalate synthase → MNNRVYFFDTTLRDGEQSPGATMNLQEKLRVAHQLEVLGVDIMEAGFPASSPGDFESVQRIASQAGDIQVAGLARCVPNDIDRCWEAVKVAKNPRIHVFLSTSPLHMKHKLRKDPEDVLKMIVEGVKRCATYTSNVEFSLEDFSRTEGDFACRVVEAAIKAGASTINLPDTVGYAEPQEYAALLDHVIKNTPNSDKAIFSVHCHNDLGLAVANTLAAFRVGVRQAEVTLCGIGERAGNAALEEVVMNLRVRHDYYQLEHNIVTEQLYPSCRLLSMTIGQPIANNKAIVGANAFAHESGIHQDGMLKNRETYEIMTPQSVGRTESNLVIGKHSGRNAVRNKFESMGYKLDDEQLNLVFEAVKQLADRKKTLHDDDLMALVQEEVYRMPDLFRLRHVSVQSSDAGGVPPTAAVIMDIKGIESSGAGFGVGPVDALFNVIADMVGRQPELEQYAINAITGGTDAQGEVTVRLREGEVSAVGRGTHPDIFVASARAYVNALNHLFKKEQEGPRLHCQHD, encoded by the coding sequence ATGAACAACCGCGTCTATTTTTTCGACACCACTTTGCGCGATGGCGAGCAGTCGCCCGGCGCCACCATGAACTTGCAGGAAAAGCTGCGTGTAGCCCACCAGCTTGAAGTGCTCGGCGTTGACATTATGGAAGCGGGCTTTCCCGCCTCCAGCCCCGGCGATTTCGAGTCTGTGCAGCGCATTGCCTCACAGGCTGGCGACATCCAGGTGGCGGGGCTTGCCCGTTGCGTTCCCAATGATATCGACCGCTGCTGGGAAGCCGTAAAAGTGGCTAAAAATCCCCGCATCCATGTCTTTTTGTCCACCTCTCCCCTGCACATGAAGCACAAGCTGCGCAAAGATCCCGAAGACGTTCTTAAAATGATCGTCGAGGGCGTCAAACGCTGCGCCACATATACCAGCAACGTGGAATTTTCCCTTGAGGATTTTTCACGCACCGAAGGCGATTTTGCCTGCCGCGTGGTCGAGGCCGCCATCAAGGCCGGGGCCAGCACCATCAATCTGCCCGATACCGTGGGCTATGCCGAGCCGCAGGAATACGCCGCGCTGCTTGACCACGTCATCAAGAACACGCCCAACAGCGACAAGGCCATCTTCAGCGTGCACTGCCACAACGACCTCGGCCTTGCCGTGGCCAACACGCTTGCCGCCTTCCGTGTGGGCGTGCGCCAGGCAGAGGTTACGCTGTGCGGTATTGGCGAGCGCGCCGGCAACGCCGCCCTTGAAGAAGTGGTCATGAACCTGCGTGTGCGCCACGATTATTACCAGCTTGAGCACAACATCGTCACCGAGCAGCTTTACCCCTCGTGCCGCCTGCTTTCCATGACCATTGGTCAGCCCATTGCCAACAACAAGGCCATTGTGGGCGCCAACGCCTTTGCGCACGAGTCGGGCATCCATCAGGACGGCATGCTCAAGAACCGCGAAACTTACGAGATCATGACCCCGCAGTCTGTGGGCCGCACCGAGAGCAATCTTGTGATCGGCAAGCACTCTGGCCGCAACGCAGTGCGCAACAAGTTTGAGAGCATGGGCTACAAGCTGGACGACGAGCAGCTCAACCTCGTGTTTGAAGCTGTGAAGCAGCTGGCCGACCGCAAGAAAACCCTGCACGACGATGACCTCATGGCCCTCGTGCAGGAAGAAGTCTACCGCATGCCCGATCTTTTCCGCCTGCGCCATGTGAGCGTGCAGAGTTCCGATGCGGGCGGCGTGCCGCCCACGGCTGCCGTCATCATGGACATCAAGGGGATTGAAAGCAGCGGCGCTGGCTTTGGCGTTGGCCCTGTGGACGCCCTGTTCAACGTGATCGCCGACATGGTGGGCCGCCAGCCCGAGCTTGAGCAGTACGCCATCAACGCCATCACCGGCGGCACCGATGCTCAGGGCGAAGTTACTGTGCGTCTTCGCGAGGGCGAAGTGAGCGCCGTGGGGCGCGGTACCCATCCGGATATTTTTGTTGCCAGCGCACGTGCCTACGTCAATGCCCTTAACCACCTGTTCAAGAAGGAGCAGGAAGGGCCGAGGCTGCACTGCCAGCACGATTAA
- the pssA gene encoding CDP-diacylglycerol--serine O-phosphatidyltransferase: protein MMAPEVKKPRKGVYLLPNMITTLSMFLGFLSMVWAVQGRFESACFAILLSAVMDGLDGKVARLTNTASEFGVQYDSLSDLVAFGIAPAMLMWQWELSALGRMGLAAAFIYAACGALRLARFNVSTAAVGKRFFIGLPIPAGGCTVVTFVFCAAHFPAIMASALPYMTLFLAIGVGVLMVSKVRYFSFKEYDFLRAHPIRTMLFFLLVLGTVISFPRVMGFVLCAVYIIGGVVYTFVILPRRNRQLLRALSPQSD from the coding sequence ATGATGGCCCCGGAAGTTAAAAAGCCGCGCAAGGGAGTATACCTCCTGCCGAACATGATCACGACGTTGAGCATGTTTCTCGGCTTTTTGTCCATGGTCTGGGCCGTGCAGGGACGTTTTGAATCGGCCTGCTTCGCCATCCTGCTCTCTGCCGTCATGGACGGTCTGGACGGCAAGGTTGCCCGCCTCACCAATACGGCCAGCGAGTTCGGCGTTCAGTACGATTCGCTTTCCGATCTTGTGGCCTTTGGTATTGCCCCGGCCATGCTCATGTGGCAGTGGGAACTTTCGGCCCTTGGCCGCATGGGGCTTGCCGCCGCCTTCATTTACGCTGCCTGCGGCGCTTTGCGCCTTGCGCGTTTTAACGTGAGCACTGCGGCTGTGGGCAAGCGCTTTTTTATCGGCCTGCCCATTCCTGCGGGCGGCTGCACTGTAGTTACCTTTGTTTTTTGCGCCGCGCATTTCCCTGCTATCATGGCTTCGGCCCTGCCCTATATGACCCTTTTTCTCGCCATTGGCGTAGGGGTTTTGATGGTCAGCAAGGTGCGCTATTTTTCCTTCAAGGAATATGATTTCCTGCGCGCCCATCCCATCCGCACCATGCTTTTCTTCCTGCTTGTGCTCGGAACGGTCATTTCCTTTCCGCGCGTCATGGGATTTGTGCTTTGCGCCGTCTACATCATTGGCGGCGTTGTCTACACCTTCGTCATCCTTCCCCGCCGCAATCGTCAGCTACTACGCGCCCTATCGCCCCAGAGCGATTGA
- a CDS encoding phosphatidylserine decarboxylase family protein, whose amino-acid sequence MRAPNCGITPEGWPCIGLTAFSALVFACMGWWLLAVIFLALFWFSMHFFRDPERVVPQGEGLAVSPADGKVIRIEERPDPFTDEPKLCISIFMNVFSVHVNRAPVAGTVEGIRYFPGAFVNAAFDKASTHNERCAYSMRDADGNPWTMVQIAGLIARRIVCRVDEGDALARGERYGMIRFGSRVDLYLPQGYVAATRIGEQVFAGQSVVARAK is encoded by the coding sequence ATGCGTGCACCCAATTGCGGCATCACCCCCGAAGGTTGGCCTTGCATCGGCCTTACCGCGTTCAGCGCTTTGGTTTTTGCCTGCATGGGCTGGTGGCTTCTGGCCGTGATTTTTCTGGCCCTCTTCTGGTTCAGCATGCACTTTTTCCGCGATCCCGAGCGGGTTGTGCCCCAGGGTGAGGGGCTTGCCGTAAGCCCTGCGGACGGCAAGGTTATCCGCATTGAGGAGCGCCCCGACCCCTTCACCGATGAACCCAAGCTGTGCATAAGCATTTTTATGAACGTGTTCAGCGTGCACGTAAACCGCGCCCCCGTGGCGGGAACGGTCGAGGGTATCCGCTATTTTCCCGGCGCGTTCGTCAACGCCGCTTTTGACAAAGCCTCGACGCACAATGAGCGCTGCGCCTACAGCATGCGCGATGCGGACGGCAATCCCTGGACCATGGTGCAGATCGCCGGGCTTATCGCCCGCCGCATTGTCTGCCGCGTTGACGAGGGCGACGCCCTTGCGCGGGGGGAACGCTACGGCATGATCCGCTTTGGTTCGCGAGTTGACCTTTACCTTCCTCAGGGATATGTTGCGGCCACGCGCATCGGCGAACAGGTCTTCGCCGGGCAGAGCGTGGTGGCCAGAGCGAAGTAG
- a CDS encoding chemotaxis protein — MRHSYTVLMNKKSVACLFVLLLAAVGGMGGCGPKDIGAGSSSENDSQPQGVSVEDQLRYPVYGSNNTQRMLYYQNRPDVMANMQQWRMQQFRRMNGLDTDVNPEDPQYRAVPKQRSPFRQ, encoded by the coding sequence TTGCGACACAGCTATACTGTGCTTATGAACAAAAAATCCGTTGCCTGCCTTTTTGTACTACTGCTGGCCGCCGTTGGCGGGATGGGCGGTTGCGGCCCCAAGGACATCGGCGCGGGTTCCTCCAGCGAAAACGATTCGCAGCCGCAGGGAGTGAGCGTGGAAGATCAGTTGCGCTACCCGGTGTACGGATCAAACAATACCCAGCGCATGCTCTATTATCAAAACCGCCCCGATGTCATGGCCAACATGCAGCAATGGCGCATGCAGCAGTTTCGCCGCATGAACGGCCTTGATACGGACGTAAACCCCGAAGACCCGCAATACAGGGCTGTGCCCAAGCAGCGCAGCCCGTTCAGGCAGTAA
- a CDS encoding metal-dependent hydrolase, whose protein sequence is MDPITHAASGAVAMLAMPNRPASRWAVPLAALAAASPDVDVLMANTPLQFLLLHRGITHSLFFAPLLGLVLALVGCSLWRTQTPGHWRFAKTWLFMTAMVLLHIWLDCITTYGTMIFLPFSHMRMRLNAVFIIDLLVTLPLLWAIWRWRARRGLLLMAMAWLFVYPGISIGLNAWHTAQTRERLTAEGRAPQEIVVLPDAFSPFFWRALYSEATPNGGMVYTQGMNALGSPRGPEVAATALPESLARDLARQSVVADAFLNFTLLPVVAPLPADMLPADNPQATQAANAPAPSYVMIHDQRFGSSLAIVHKIMNMRPSADIPFKYMAELAPAPQPAESDTLAENSAQENATTAGPIISTIAAFPQRLLRERMRFSDSRRDSFWQAPRPPTSPTLLQWLVGLR, encoded by the coding sequence ATGGATCCGATAACTCACGCCGCAAGCGGCGCGGTGGCCATGCTTGCCATGCCCAACCGCCCCGCGAGCCGCTGGGCTGTGCCTCTGGCCGCCCTGGCCGCCGCCTCTCCCGATGTTGATGTGCTGATGGCGAACACCCCCCTGCAATTTTTGCTGTTGCACCGGGGCATTACGCATTCCCTGTTTTTTGCTCCGCTGCTGGGCCTGGTTCTTGCGCTCGTGGGCTGCTCGCTGTGGCGGACGCAAACACCCGGCCACTGGCGGTTTGCAAAAACATGGCTGTTCATGACGGCTATGGTCTTGCTGCATATCTGGCTGGACTGCATCACCACCTACGGCACCATGATCTTTCTGCCTTTCTCGCACATGCGGATGCGGCTGAACGCGGTGTTTATCATTGACCTGCTGGTCACCCTGCCGCTGCTGTGGGCCATCTGGCGCTGGCGCGCACGGCGCGGCCTCCTGCTGATGGCAATGGCGTGGCTCTTTGTCTATCCCGGCATTTCCATAGGCCTCAACGCATGGCATACGGCGCAGACCCGCGAGCGCCTCACGGCGGAAGGCCGCGCACCTCAGGAAATTGTGGTGCTGCCGGATGCCTTTTCGCCCTTTTTCTGGCGCGCCCTGTATTCAGAAGCCACACCCAACGGGGGCATGGTGTACACTCAGGGCATGAACGCCCTTGGTTCCCCCCGAGGCCCGGAAGTTGCCGCCACGGCCCTGCCCGAGAGCCTTGCCCGTGACCTTGCGCGGCAGTCTGTTGTGGCTGATGCTTTTCTGAATTTCACCCTGCTGCCTGTGGTGGCTCCCCTGCCAGCAGACATGCTGCCCGCCGATAATCCGCAGGCAACGCAGGCAGCAAACGCCCCGGCCCCCAGCTATGTGATGATCCACGACCAGAGGTTTGGCAGCAGCCTTGCCATTGTGCACAAGATCATGAACATGCGCCCGAGTGCGGATATTCCGTTTAAATATATGGCGGAACTGGCCCCTGCGCCGCAGCCTGCTGAATCAGACACCCTTGCCGAAAATTCCGCCCAGGAAAACGCCACAACCGCCGGGCCAATCATATCCACAATCGCCGCTTTTCCGCAGCGACTGTTGCGGGAACGGATGCGTTTTTCTGACAGCAGACGCGATTCTTTCTGGCAAGCGCCCCGCCCGCCTACAAGTCCCACTCTGTTGCAATGGCTTGTGGGCTTGCGCTGA
- the moaC gene encoding cyclic pyranopterin monophosphate synthase MoaC, with protein MNDNFTHLDSQGNVTMVDVGAKTPTERVAIAEAVVELAPATMELLIKNALPKGDVLTCAKIGGIMAAKRTGELIPMCHPLNLTYVDVRFTVTEMPPTVRIEAETRTVGPTGVEMEAIVAAQTAAATIYDMCKAVQRDIVISRVRLLHKRGGKSGEFNASDIDA; from the coding sequence ATGAACGACAACTTTACGCATCTCGACAGCCAGGGCAACGTCACCATGGTGGATGTGGGCGCCAAAACACCCACAGAACGCGTAGCCATAGCTGAAGCTGTGGTGGAACTGGCCCCGGCCACCATGGAACTACTGATCAAAAACGCCCTGCCCAAGGGCGATGTGCTCACCTGCGCCAAAATTGGCGGCATCATGGCTGCCAAGCGCACAGGCGAGCTTATCCCCATGTGCCACCCACTTAACCTCACCTATGTGGACGTGCGCTTTACCGTAACAGAAATGCCGCCCACGGTGCGTATTGAAGCGGAAACCCGCACGGTCGGCCCCACCGGGGTGGAGATGGAAGCCATTGTTGCGGCCCAGACCGCAGCGGCCACCATTTACGACATGTGCAAGGCCGTGCAGCGGGATATCGTTATCAGCCGTGTACGCCTGCTGCACAAACGCGGCGGCAAAAGCGGCGAATTCAACGCCTCGGATATTGACGCATGA